Proteins from a single region of Marinitoga sp. 1197:
- a CDS encoding ATP-binding protein has protein sequence MKKLPIGVQDYKKLIIENYIYIDKTKYILELANSGIPTFLSRPRRFGKSLTVSTLYYLFKGEKELFKDTYIYDKWEFKEYPVIKLDMSDNTLTTYDEFIDSLNERIEELYREYDISPIKNNLPTKFGYLITELSKKYKEKTVILIDEYESPILEHINNKEKAEEFRAFLREFYKKVKTKDEYIKFVFITGITKFTKTGVFSALNNLNDISLDTDYSQMFGYTQNELEYYFKEYIEQTAKKFNITTEELLKEMKKYYNGFSFDGEHYVYNPFSILKFFQKKKFQNYWFESGSPSFLSKYIEDKKITYEDLVKNTVSSDDFTTREIEDANANIFFTQAGYLTFKGKEMYGFEEEYILDYPNLEVKDSFSRLILESNYKVEIKEIKEINKTVWKKLKNNDIKGLIEEIKKIISAIPYNLHKKEEKYYHSLIFTIIASAGIDVKAEELTNLGRSDLVIDFDERIYLFEIKVDKSAIDAINQIKEKKYYEKYKGKEIYIIGINIDSEKRNIDDYIIEKI, from the coding sequence ATGAAAAAATTACCAATAGGAGTACAAGATTATAAAAAACTAATAATAGAAAATTATATATATATAGATAAAACAAAATATATATTAGAATTAGCAAATTCTGGAATACCTACCTTCCTCTCAAGACCAAGAAGATTTGGAAAAAGTTTAACAGTATCAACATTATATTATCTATTTAAAGGAGAAAAAGAATTATTTAAAGATACATATATATATGACAAATGGGAATTTAAAGAATATCCTGTAATAAAACTCGATATGTCAGATAATACATTAACAACATATGATGAATTTATAGATTCACTTAATGAAAGAATTGAAGAATTATATAGAGAATATGATATTTCACCAATAAAAAATAATTTACCAACAAAATTTGGATATTTAATAACAGAATTAAGTAAAAAATATAAAGAAAAAACAGTAATACTCATAGACGAATATGAATCACCAATATTAGAACATATAAACAATAAAGAAAAAGCAGAAGAATTTAGAGCATTTTTAAGAGAATTCTATAAAAAAGTAAAAACAAAAGATGAATACATAAAATTTGTATTCATAACGGGCATTACAAAATTCACAAAAACAGGAGTATTTTCTGCACTTAATAATTTAAATGATATATCCCTTGATACAGATTATTCGCAAATGTTTGGATATACCCAAAATGAATTAGAATATTATTTTAAAGAATATATAGAACAAACAGCAAAAAAGTTTAATATAACAACAGAAGAATTATTAAAAGAAATGAAAAAATACTATAATGGATTTTCCTTTGATGGAGAACATTATGTATATAATCCATTTTCAATATTAAAATTCTTTCAAAAAAAGAAATTTCAAAATTACTGGTTTGAAAGTGGATCACCATCATTTCTATCAAAATATATAGAAGACAAAAAAATAACCTATGAAGATTTAGTAAAAAACACAGTAAGTAGCGATGATTTTACAACAAGAGAAATAGAAGATGCGAATGCAAATATATTCTTCACACAGGCTGGATATCTAACATTTAAAGGAAAAGAAATGTATGGGTTTGAAGAAGAATATATATTAGACTATCCAAATCTCGAAGTAAAAGATAGCTTTTCAAGATTAATATTAGAATCGAATTATAAAGTGGAAATAAAAGAAATAAAAGAAATAAACAAAACAGTATGGAAAAAATTAAAAAACAATGACATAAAAGGATTAATAGAAGAAATAAAGAAAATAATAAGTGCAATACCGTATAACTTACACAAAAAAGAAGAAAAGTATTATCACTCATTAATATTTACAATAATAGCATCAGCAGGAATAGATGTAAAAGCAGAAGAATTAACAAACTTAGGACGAAGTGACCTTGTAATAGATTTTGATGAAAGGATATATCTTTTTGAAATAAAAGTGGATAAAAGCGCAATTGATGCAATAAACCAGATAAAAGAAAAGAAATATTATGAAAAATACAAAGGAAAAGAAATATATATAATAGGGATAAATATAGATTCAGAAAAAAGGAATATTGATGATTATATAATAGAAAAGATATAA
- the rsmA gene encoding 16S rRNA (adenine(1518)-N(6)/adenine(1519)-N(6))-dimethyltransferase RsmA: protein MKTSDWLKKYNIYLKKSLGQNFLSTQEYAKKIVEKAEIKKGDTVIEIGAGAGTLTEELVNSGATILAFEIDERLKPLLEERFKSFNNIKIEFMDFLKADLSKVSSPKYVANIPYYITSPILEKIFLETPNFQIALLMVQKEYADRMIAKSGKNYSPLSIFVQFFCTVEKILTVPPHAFIPNPKVDSVVIKLTPKKNRPDIDKNKFFKFIHIAFSQRRKTIKNNLKKIFDTNTEIVLKKCNVDPKTRPENISIEKFVEIFHYIEHY, encoded by the coding sequence ATGAAAACAAGTGATTGGCTAAAAAAATATAACATATACCTCAAAAAAAGCCTCGGACAAAATTTCTTATCAACACAGGAATACGCTAAAAAAATTGTAGAAAAAGCAGAAATAAAAAAAGGCGATACTGTTATAGAAATAGGAGCTGGGGCCGGTACATTAACAGAAGAACTTGTTAATAGCGGTGCAACCATACTAGCTTTTGAAATTGATGAACGTTTAAAACCACTATTAGAAGAGCGATTTAAAAGTTTTAATAATATAAAAATAGAATTCATGGATTTCTTAAAAGCAGATTTATCGAAAGTATCTTCTCCAAAATATGTTGCAAATATTCCATATTATATTACTTCTCCAATCCTGGAAAAAATCTTTTTAGAAACACCGAATTTCCAGATAGCCTTATTAATGGTTCAAAAAGAATATGCTGATAGAATGATTGCAAAATCTGGGAAAAATTATAGTCCTCTAAGTATATTTGTACAATTCTTTTGCACTGTTGAAAAAATATTAACAGTTCCTCCACATGCTTTTATACCAAATCCAAAAGTTGATTCTGTGGTCATCAAACTAACTCCTAAAAAGAACAGACCTGATATTGATAAAAACAAATTCTTTAAATTCATACATATAGCTTTTTCACAGAGGAGAAAAACTATAAAAAATAATTTAAAAAAAATTTTTGATACTAATACTGAAATAGTATTAAAAAAATGCAATGTTGATCCAAAAACAAGACCAGAAAATATATCTATAGAAAAATTCGTAGAAATCTTTCATTATATTGAACATTATTAA
- a CDS encoding AI-2E family transporter: protein MPKSFWFLVAYLIFFLILLKLFPTIVGSLVVALFFTILIDVIASYLEKLKISRKVTVPMASLIFYGAIVYSFYSLIPITVEEGKKAFDVIKDIDFNNIPGTTGDVINTLLDTTGTYLKNIIIQFASYLASNISNFITVGLLLIVASAYMAIANKRLWKIIDKFFPNSDIKKTKRFLIITIRDLKKFVSGQIITALFVGVITWFTSLIFGFPYPLFLGLLAGITDFIPYLGIFITAIPILLLGFTNFGLMGIVKGIIIITLANQLEMWILSPRISGGKVNLNWFLILVSLLIFGQMYGVVGVLITIPLLIVFRNIWKIYIINYLKKI, encoded by the coding sequence ATGCCCAAATCTTTCTGGTTTTTAGTTGCTTATTTAATATTTTTCCTGATATTGTTAAAATTATTTCCGACAATAGTCGGAAGTCTTGTCGTAGCTTTGTTTTTTACAATATTAATAGATGTAATAGCATCATATCTTGAAAAATTAAAAATTTCAAGAAAAGTTACAGTTCCAATGGCTTCACTCATTTTTTACGGTGCCATAGTGTATTCTTTTTATAGTTTAATTCCAATAACCGTTGAAGAAGGAAAAAAGGCTTTTGATGTTATAAAAGATATAGACTTTAATAATATACCAGGAACAACAGGTGACGTAATAAACACATTACTTGATACTACAGGAACATATTTAAAAAATATAATCATACAATTTGCCAGTTACCTCGCTTCAAATATCTCCAATTTTATAACAGTTGGATTGCTTTTAATTGTAGCTTCAGCATACATGGCCATTGCCAATAAACGTTTATGGAAAATTATAGATAAGTTTTTCCCAAATTCCGATATAAAAAAAACAAAGAGATTTTTAATTATTACCATTAGAGATTTAAAAAAATTTGTTTCCGGACAAATTATCACTGCGCTTTTTGTTGGTGTTATAACATGGTTTACATCATTAATATTTGGATTTCCATACCCTTTATTTCTGGGATTATTAGCAGGAATCACAGATTTTATCCCTTATCTCGGAATATTCATTACTGCAATTCCTATTTTACTCCTTGGTTTTACGAACTTTGGATTAATGGGTATTGTAAAAGGGATTATAATTATTACCCTGGCCAATCAACTAGAAATGTGGATATTATCCCCAAGGATATCTGGAGGAAAGGTCAATTTAAACTGGTTTCTCATTTTAGTTTCATTATTAATTTTTGGGCAAATGTATGGTGTAGTTGGTGTATTAATTACAATACCTTTGCTTATAGTATTCAGGAACATCTGGAAAATTTATATAATAAATTATTTGAAAAAAATATAA
- the ruvX gene encoding Holliday junction resolvase RuvX, translating into MKYIGLDYGLSKTGIATGDAVLKIATIKGTFETKFLFKELNKIYKDKDIFVVGLPISMSGRYSKQTFETIDFCLKLKNNFNTDVILMDERLTTQQSYSLTKNFLNSKKAKKAKDQNSALFILQMFLDNPNIGINLNIKNPYKIEELDSTNILINDVIIKNSNIYNNSDILAKDPYVFWWYYKRNKTSTTLFEDLKNEYDVIFTEFDIQIKYKKIIFLR; encoded by the coding sequence TTGAAGTATATTGGACTTGACTATGGATTAAGCAAAACAGGTATAGCCACAGGAGACGCAGTTTTAAAGATTGCAACAATAAAAGGAACATTTGAAACAAAATTTTTATTTAAGGAATTAAATAAAATTTATAAGGATAAGGATATATTTGTAGTTGGACTTCCAATATCCATGTCTGGAAGATATTCAAAACAAACATTCGAAACGATAGACTTTTGTTTAAAATTAAAGAATAATTTTAATACAGATGTTATATTAATGGATGAACGTTTAACCACACAACAAAGTTATTCATTAACAAAGAATTTTTTAAACTCTAAGAAAGCTAAAAAAGCCAAAGATCAAAACAGTGCCCTATTTATATTACAAATGTTTCTTGATAACCCAAATATTGGCATAAATTTAAATATTAAAAATCCTTATAAAATTGAAGAGTTAGATTCAACAAATATCCTAATTAATGATGTTATTATTAAAAATAGCAATATATATAACAATTCTGATATTCTCGCAAAAGATCCATATGTTTTTTGGTGGTATTATAAAAGAAATAAAACTTCAACTACTTTGTTCGAAGATTTAAAAAATGAATACGATGTTATTTTTACTGAATTTGACATACAAATAAAGTATAAAAAAATTATTTTTTTAAGGTGA
- the recJ gene encoding single-stranded-DNA-specific exonuclease RecJ: protein MKKNWRVYWDSSSPLFTENLKLARKLAAETGLSEFLIKLLISREIKTKEDIEEFLYPDESSIIDPFLLKDMDKTVDLLIDIKEKKEKLVVYGDYDADGVTAAAVLYQGFKALGWDIEAYIPNRIDEGYSLNIEAIDELYEKGYKNIITVDCGTTSLNEVSHAKEKGMKIIITDHHETQNILPDADAVVNPKRKDDEYPFKGLSGVGVAFKVLFAIHKTLNKDDFDPFSLIDLVALGTIADIVPLRSENRFFVKKGLDKLRNNPNPALKYLMKEIGVVPEDVKSYVVAYKIAPKINAAGRMSDAMKAFELLMTEENKNLEKKVKQLLDLNSERQKHERRIYKSALSLMDINPDYHDKKVIVLSGKDWHLGVLGIVASKLSNKFNKPVLLVSTTSNDNTGKGSARSPQGISLIELMKNLTQKNKDFFKEYGGHELAAGFTIDSEKIEYLRDEINKIYANIYGNKEPESEIDIDMEIENLWSTFFDDITALEPYGYKNPEPTFLIRNVSLERVKIFGAEEENLAAVARTEKGMVFEIVGYGILNNKKETLSGNIKCNIVGNFRIERTFYNNQKILKFYVKDIEFIGDSLTEKGNSGNLLISLHAKDNVHHLANYKYKILLDMINQARNAIFAPIKIKNTLLIEKIKNTISSGDKLIIIGSSHLLLDYTYKIITQYISSENIYYNKKSKIENSILKSKKVILITVPAYIQNIQRLNDFSRKLLIDEPIYSFSHPIIANIPEYIQFRKIIRTRFYDINILGTFYDESIKEFFKLSGYRVANVNTNVPSFEVVKEINSNKFELIKDYLYNSKNLNIIVNNVKPYINLKSYISTTYEYSEDYIIYYSHTHTFFEKINIRELNKKGPSRILISEFANDGLALEQKDRNSIIMLYDVPKTRIELLDLISSWPHNKKDNIIFVMAYNTDFSTKFMYDYSRTYPSTEIMKKVYEIIKENDSININTISKQYFNDDIELVKNIIDELINSGIVINTSNGLKTMENFRLDLIHKNVKSKESILDKWILKNSIRFFLNFKSRSLISLLNNQIAEVK from the coding sequence TTGAAAAAGAATTGGAGGGTCTATTGGGACTCAAGTAGTCCTTTATTTACAGAAAATTTGAAGTTAGCCAGAAAACTGGCTGCTGAAACCGGTTTATCAGAATTCTTAATAAAATTACTTATTTCCAGAGAAATAAAAACTAAAGAGGATATAGAAGAATTTCTATATCCAGATGAATCATCTATAATTGATCCATTTCTATTAAAAGATATGGATAAGACTGTTGATTTGCTTATTGACATAAAAGAAAAAAAAGAAAAACTTGTTGTCTATGGTGATTATGATGCTGACGGTGTAACAGCTGCTGCAGTTTTGTATCAGGGATTTAAAGCTCTTGGTTGGGATATTGAAGCTTATATTCCAAATAGAATAGATGAAGGGTATAGTTTAAACATAGAGGCAATAGATGAACTTTATGAGAAAGGGTATAAAAATATAATTACTGTGGATTGTGGCACAACATCATTAAATGAAGTTTCACACGCAAAGGAAAAAGGAATGAAAATAATAATAACGGATCATCATGAAACACAAAATATTTTACCTGATGCTGATGCGGTTGTCAATCCTAAGAGAAAGGATGATGAATATCCATTTAAAGGATTATCAGGTGTTGGAGTGGCTTTTAAGGTATTATTCGCAATTCATAAAACTCTAAATAAAGACGATTTCGATCCTTTTTCGTTAATTGACCTGGTAGCGCTTGGAACAATTGCTGATATTGTCCCGCTAAGGTCCGAAAATAGATTTTTTGTAAAAAAAGGCCTGGATAAATTAAGAAACAATCCTAATCCTGCATTAAAATATTTAATGAAAGAAATCGGGGTTGTTCCCGAAGACGTAAAATCATATGTAGTTGCGTATAAAATTGCTCCAAAAATAAACGCAGCTGGAAGAATGTCCGATGCCATGAAGGCTTTTGAGCTTTTAATGACTGAAGAAAATAAAAATTTAGAAAAAAAGGTTAAACAATTACTCGATTTAAATTCAGAACGACAAAAACATGAACGTAGAATATATAAATCCGCATTAAGTTTAATGGATATTAATCCCGATTATCATGATAAAAAAGTTATTGTATTAAGTGGTAAAGATTGGCATCTGGGTGTTTTAGGCATAGTTGCTTCAAAACTTTCTAATAAATTTAACAAACCAGTTTTACTTGTTTCAACCACTTCTAATGATAACACCGGAAAAGGTTCTGCAAGAAGTCCTCAGGGAATTAGTCTGATAGAATTGATGAAAAATCTTACTCAAAAAAATAAAGATTTTTTTAAAGAATATGGCGGGCATGAATTGGCCGCAGGTTTTACTATTGATTCTGAAAAAATCGAATATTTAAGAGATGAAATAAATAAAATTTATGCAAATATATATGGTAATAAAGAGCCTGAATCTGAAATAGATATTGATATGGAAATTGAAAATTTATGGAGCACCTTTTTTGATGATATCACAGCATTAGAACCTTATGGATATAAAAATCCAGAACCAACATTTTTAATACGAAATGTTTCACTGGAAAGGGTAAAAATATTTGGTGCTGAAGAGGAAAATCTTGCAGCTGTTGCAAGAACAGAAAAAGGAATGGTATTTGAAATTGTTGGATATGGCATATTAAACAACAAAAAAGAAACATTGTCTGGTAATATAAAATGTAATATCGTTGGCAATTTTAGAATAGAAAGAACCTTTTATAATAATCAAAAGATTTTAAAATTTTATGTAAAGGATATAGAATTTATAGGTGATTCATTAACAGAAAAAGGGAATTCTGGTAATTTATTAATTTCATTACATGCAAAAGACAATGTCCATCATCTTGCTAATTATAAATATAAAATATTGCTCGATATGATAAATCAAGCAAGGAATGCTATCTTTGCCCCTATAAAAATTAAAAATACACTATTAATCGAAAAAATTAAGAATACGATATCAAGTGGTGATAAATTAATAATTATAGGTTCATCTCATTTATTACTTGATTACACTTATAAGATAATCACTCAATATATATCTTCTGAAAATATTTACTATAATAAAAAATCAAAGATTGAAAATTCTATATTGAAAAGCAAAAAAGTAATTTTGATCACTGTTCCGGCATATATTCAAAATATTCAGCGGTTAAATGATTTTTCCAGAAAATTATTAATAGATGAACCAATATATTCATTTTCTCATCCAATAATAGCTAATATTCCCGAATACATACAATTCAGAAAAATTATAAGAACGCGATTTTACGATATCAATATATTAGGAACATTTTATGATGAAAGTATAAAAGAATTTTTTAAATTAAGTGGTTACAGAGTAGCAAACGTAAATACCAATGTCCCATCTTTTGAGGTAGTAAAGGAAATAAATTCAAATAAATTTGAACTGATAAAGGATTATTTATATAACTCAAAAAACTTAAATATTATAGTCAATAATGTAAAACCCTATATAAATTTAAAATCATATATATCAACCACTTATGAATATTCAGAGGATTATATTATATATTATTCACACACACACACATTTTTTGAAAAAATAAATATCAGAGAATTAAATAAAAAAGGACCTTCAAGAATATTAATTTCAGAATTTGCCAATGATGGATTGGCCCTTGAGCAAAAAGACAGAAATTCGATAATTATGTTATATGATGTTCCAAAAACGCGTATAGAACTACTTGATCTAATTTCATCATGGCCTCATAATAAAAAAGATAATATTATATTTGTTATGGCATATAATACAGACTTTTCTACAAAATTTATGTATGATTATTCAAGAACATATCCTTCTACGGAAATTATGAAAAAGGTTTATGAAATAATAAAAGAAAATGATAGTATAAATATAAACACTATTTCAAAACAATATTTTAATGATGATATTGAACTGGTAAAAAACATCATAGATGAATTAATTAATTCCGGTATAGTAATAAATACATCAAATGGACTTAAAACTATGGAAAATTTCAGACTTGATTTAATACATAAAAATGTCAAATCGAAAGAAAGTATTTTAGATAAGTGGATTCTTAAAAACTCAATTAGATTTTTTTTAAATTTCAAATCAAGAAGCCTAATTTCATTATTAAACAATCAAATTGCGGAGGTAAAATAA
- a CDS encoding carbohydrate ABC transporter permease, translating to MASSISRKKKMNLILSEIILIIISLIVMAPVLLALSMSFMKPAEVYTFPPKLFPSSFHWQNYVEALQLVDLGRMLLNSSIVAFFITFGKLVTGTLAGYAFANFQFKGKNLSFMILFITLFLPAETVMILPLFLIMKQFGWINTYLALIIPFTASATNAFLMRQHFLTIPKELSDAAKIDGATSMQYFWKILLPLSKSMLGGAALINFVYAWNLYLWPLVVTMEDKMKTIQIGVKMLIDAEASNNWGTIMAGTMIALVPTLIIFFAIQNLFVKSLVSSGLKG from the coding sequence ATGGCTTCAAGCATTTCAAGAAAGAAAAAAATGAATTTGATATTATCTGAAATTATTTTAATAATTATATCTTTGATAGTAATGGCTCCTGTTTTATTAGCATTGAGCATGAGTTTTATGAAACCAGCTGAGGTATATACCTTCCCACCAAAACTTTTTCCCAGCTCATTTCACTGGCAAAATTATGTGGAGGCACTTCAATTGGTAGATTTAGGAAGAATGCTTTTAAATTCTTCAATAGTTGCATTTTTTATAACTTTTGGAAAATTAGTAACAGGAACACTTGCAGGATATGCATTTGCTAACTTTCAATTTAAAGGGAAAAACCTCTCTTTCATGATATTATTTATAACTTTATTTTTACCGGCAGAAACTGTTATGATTTTACCTCTATTCCTTATTATGAAACAATTTGGGTGGATAAATACCTATTTAGCTTTAATTATCCCTTTCACTGCCAGTGCAACAAATGCATTTTTGATGAGACAACATTTTTTAACTATTCCTAAAGAATTAAGCGATGCTGCAAAAATTGATGGTGCAACTTCAATGCAATATTTCTGGAAAATACTTTTGCCTTTATCAAAATCAATGTTAGGTGGCGCCGCTTTGATTAATTTCGTTTATGCATGGAATTTATATTTGTGGCCTTTGGTCGTCACTATGGAAGATAAAATGAAAACAATTCAAATTGGAGTTAAGATGCTAATTGATGCAGAAGCTTCTAATAATTGGGGAACAATAATGGCTGGAACCATGATCGCTCTTGTTCCAACTTTAATAATATTCTTTGCAATCCAGAACCTATTCGTTAAAAGCCTTGTTAGTTCAGGTCTTAAAGGGTAA
- a CDS encoding carbohydrate ABC transporter permease, with protein sequence MSWKSKLTPYILLIPTFLVIIIFIYWPAAYSFKLSFYQESFFGNKSIFVGLDNFIDLFSDPEYYQAVFTSFIYSFSTVFLTIFIAFLISQLLVQNIPGTRLFRLFIFTPYAISPAIAGTLWSFLLTPTVGYLNYLFMELFGINTDWLTTTPYAFIAVMLATIWKMLPFDLIFYIAGLQSIPDSLLESSMIDGANLWQRMWKIKFPLLSPITFYLFIMNFTTTMFVSFGIIDIMTKGGPFGTTTTMIYKLYLDAFAFQNNGLAAAQSIVMFAVMGVITFIYFHNVEKSVHYQ encoded by the coding sequence ATGTCCTGGAAAAGCAAACTCACCCCTTACATTTTACTTATTCCTACTTTTCTTGTAATAATTATATTTATTTACTGGCCTGCAGCATATTCTTTTAAATTAAGTTTTTATCAGGAATCTTTTTTTGGAAATAAAAGTATTTTTGTTGGGTTAGATAATTTCATTGATTTATTTAGTGATCCTGAATATTATCAGGCTGTTTTTACATCTTTTATTTATTCATTTTCAACGGTTTTTTTAACTATTTTTATTGCCTTTTTGATTTCTCAATTACTCGTTCAAAATATTCCAGGCACGAGATTGTTTAGACTATTTATATTTACACCATATGCAATATCTCCAGCAATAGCAGGTACGTTATGGTCTTTTTTGTTAACACCAACTGTAGGATATTTGAATTATTTATTCATGGAACTTTTTGGAATAAATACCGACTGGCTTACAACAACTCCATACGCATTTATAGCTGTTATGTTGGCTACTATATGGAAAATGCTTCCTTTTGATTTAATTTTTTATATAGCTGGACTACAATCGATTCCAGACTCATTGCTGGAATCTTCAATGATAGATGGGGCTAATCTATGGCAAAGAATGTGGAAAATAAAATTTCCATTATTATCTCCTATTACATTTTATTTATTCATAATGAATTTCACAACAACAATGTTTGTTTCATTTGGTATAATCGATATTATGACAAAAGGTGGTCCTTTCGGCACAACAACAACTATGATCTATAAGTTATATCTGGATGCTTTTGCATTTCAAAATAATGGATTAGCTGCTGCTCAATCTATTGTAATGTTTGCAGTAATGGGGGTTATAACCTTCATTTATTTCCACAATGTTGAAAAATCCGTTCATTATCAGTGA
- a CDS encoding ABC transporter substrate-binding protein, whose translation MKKLLVLLVVVLSISMFAQVTIEFWHAMSGWRIELLKSMAEDFMKTHPDIKVNVQYTGSYRDTFNKTIAGVKAGNAPHIVQIYDIGTQAMIDGGIAVPIGDLIDEDPTIDKGAFLEQVTNYYTVDGKMYSMPFNSSTAILFYNKTMFKEVGLDPEKPPRTYDELIEYARKLQKKDANGNVVRYGLTWPTHSWFFEQMMAVQNAPLVNNGNGRAGVRPTEAVFNGKAGQNIFNLFKKMTDEGLLLNTKREDWSGARQIFISQKAGMVLYSTSDVKFFVETAKENGFEVGTAFLPKPDLSVQGGTVIGGGSLWILKNHPKEEIDAAWEFVKWMTEPAQQIRWHLETGYFPVRKDAIEQLLAEGFYSQHPNYLTAIMELLLSKQTVNTNGAVMGVFPETREIIEKEYENVINGRKTVERALNDAAKTVTNALKRYNRVFK comes from the coding sequence ATGAAAAAGTTACTCGTTTTATTGGTAGTTGTTTTAAGTATTTCTATGTTTGCACAGGTAACTATAGAATTCTGGCATGCTATGAGTGGATGGAGAATTGAACTCTTAAAAAGTATGGCTGAAGATTTTATGAAAACTCATCCAGATATAAAGGTTAACGTCCAGTATACGGGCTCTTACAGAGACACATTCAACAAAACAATCGCTGGTGTTAAAGCAGGAAATGCTCCACATATTGTACAAATATATGATATTGGAACACAAGCAATGATTGATGGTGGAATTGCTGTTCCTATTGGAGATTTAATTGATGAAGACCCAACTATCGATAAAGGTGCTTTTTTAGAACAGGTTACAAATTATTATACAGTTGATGGAAAAATGTATTCCATGCCTTTCAACTCATCAACAGCTATATTATTCTACAACAAAACTATGTTCAAAGAAGTTGGATTAGACCCAGAAAAACCTCCAAGAACTTATGATGAATTAATCGAATATGCAAGAAAATTACAAAAGAAAGATGCAAATGGTAATGTTGTTAGATATGGATTAACATGGCCAACACATTCATGGTTCTTTGAACAAATGATGGCTGTACAAAACGCACCATTAGTAAATAACGGCAATGGAAGAGCTGGCGTAAGACCAACTGAAGCTGTATTTAATGGAAAAGCTGGTCAAAATATCTTTAATTTATTCAAAAAAATGACCGATGAAGGTTTATTATTAAATACAAAAAGAGAAGATTGGTCTGGTGCAAGACAGATATTCATCTCACAAAAAGCTGGTATGGTATTATATTCAACATCAGATGTTAAATTCTTTGTTGAAACTGCAAAAGAAAATGGTTTTGAAGTTGGAACTGCATTCTTACCAAAACCAGATTTAAGTGTTCAGGGTGGAACTGTTATTGGTGGCGGATCCTTATGGATTCTTAAAAATCATCCAAAAGAAGAAATTGATGCAGCATGGGAATTTGTAAAATGGATGACAGAACCAGCACAACAGATTAGATGGCACCTTGAAACAGGATATTTCCCTGTAAGAAAAGATGCTATAGAACAATTATTAGCAGAAGGATTCTATTCACAGCATCCAAATTATTTAACAGCTATAATGGAATTATTATTATCAAAACAAACAGTTAATACAAATGGTGCAGTTATGGGTGTATTCCCTGAAACAAGAGAAATAATAGAAAAAGAATATGAAAATGTTATAAACGGAAGAAAGACTGTTGAAAGAGCTCTTAACGATGCCGCCAAAACAGTTACAAATGCTTTAAAGAGATATAATAGAGTATTTAAATAA